One Streptomyces dangxiongensis genomic window, GTGGAAGGCGCCGGCCCGCAGGGCGGGATGGGGTCCGTTGCGGAACGGCATGAGCTGCACGGTGACCTGGGGCAGCCGGTTGACCTCGACGAGGTGGTCGATCTGCGCGCGCATCACCTCGGGGCCTCCGACGGGCCAGCGCAGCACGGTCTCGTCCATCACCACCCACAGCCGCGGCGGTGCCGGCCGGGCCAGCAGCTCCTGGCGGCGCATGCGCAGCGCGACCCGGCGTTCGGTGGCCTCGGCGGACGTGTGCGGGTTGGCCGCGGTGAGCAGGGCGCGCGCGTAGTCCTCGGTCTGCAGCAGGCCGTGCACGAACTGGTTCTCGTACACGCGGATCTGGTTCGCCGCCTGTTCCAGGCTCAGGTAGGCGGCGAACCAGTCGGGCATGACGTCGCGGTAGGTGTGCCACCAGCCGCGCTTGTTGGCCTCGCGCACGGACTGGAGGAACGTGTCGAGTTCCTCCTGGTCGGTGACGCCATAGACCCGGAGGAGTTTCTCGGCGTCCGCCAGCCGCAGCCGGGCCACCTTCGCGGCCTCCATGCGGCGGATCGTGGAGTGGCTGACCCCGATCGCCGCCCCCGCCTCGGCATAACCGAGTCCGGCCCGGGTGCGCAGTTCCTCGAGCTGTCTGCCGAGGATCATGCGCAGCACGGAGGGGGCGCCGCCCCAGTCGGTCTCCGCGGTCACGCCCACCCCCTCGTCCGGTGCCCGGATCACTTTCGTCCGCGATCGGTCTGCCTGCCCATTCGATCACGTTCTGACGAATGCAGCATGCACTTGGCTACTTGCAAATTTCAACTTGCTGGTTGCGAGGTGTTGTTGGCAGGTGCCAGAGTGGGCCCACCGCTCCGGTCGACCAAGGAGCGGGCGATGCGGCCGGCTTGGGGGAGACGGGCCGCACCACGGCCTCCAGGGAGGCGGTGTGCCGCCCGCTGCTCCGCGGCCGGACCGACGGTGACACCCCTCCCCGACAAGCGAGGCCACGAAAGGCGCACGGCGATGGCTCCGCCCTCCCTCCCCCGACCGCCCGACGACCGGAGACCGGACCGACTTCCCTGGGAGCAGGCGCCGTTGCTCCTGTCCGCGGCCCCGCCCGAGCACCGGGCGGCGGACACCGCGACACCCCCCTGCCGGGTACCGGACGGCGGGCAGTCCCTGTGCCGACTGCCCGCCCCGGCCCGCATCCCCGGCCCCGGAGGCGAGCGCCCCGGTCGACTCCCCGGGCCGAACGGCCCCGACCGGCTCGCCTCCGGGGCCGCCCTCCCCACCACCGCCGCCTTCGACCCGCCGCCCCCGGACCAGCGCGGCACCGCCGCCTCCGGTCCACAGGCCCCGGACCACTGCGGAACCGCCGCCTTCGACCCGGCGGCCCCGGACCACTGTGGTACCGCCGCCTTCGATCTGCCGGCTCTGCCGACGGCCGTGGGCACAGCCCGCCATGTCGTACGGGACCTGCTGACCGCCTGGGGCATGCCGGAGGACGCCCGGGACGACGTGGTCCTGGTGGTCTCCGAGCTGGTCACGAACGCCCTCGTGCACGCGGCCGGCTGGATCGGCTGCCGCCTGCTCGGTACGGCGGACCGGGTGCGGATCGAGGTCGAGGACCAGGCCGGCGGCGCGGCCCTGCCGGCGGTCCGCCGTCCCGGCCCCGACGACCCGCACGGGCGCGGCCTCCTCCTGGTCGGCACGCTGAGCCACGACTGGGGTGTGGCGGCCGTCCCCGGCCGGCGCGCCCGCGTCGTCTGGGCGGAACTGCCGTCCGGCCGCGCCTGACCCCCACACCCCGCGGACACGCCCAAGGACCGTCCCCCACTCGTCCGAAGGACCCCCATGCCCCACACCGCACCCACCCCCACCCCCACCTCGGCCGCCGACCCGTCCTGGACCCGCGCCCGCCCGAGGCCCGGATCCCAGGAACAGCCCACCTGAGCCACATCCCGCTCCGCGCGGACCCGGCCCCGCCACCGCCGCCACCGCCAGCGCCACCCGGTCCGCAAAACACCGGACCACCACGGCATCCGTCCCCCACCCGCTAGATTCACCGCCGGTGCGGATCGTCCGCACCGGCGGCGGCGCGTGGCCCCTGCGGGGCCCTGGACCGCCGTGTGCCGTCACCGGGGGTTCCATGGTCTGGTCGCTGTTCCGCCGGGGCCCGGCCACCCGCGGACTGCCCGTGCCGGGGCGGTGCGCGCCCGGCCGGCACGTTCTGGCCACCGAGCGCCTGCTGCTCTTCACGCCCCGGACCCGGCTCGACGTGGTGGCGGCGCTCGCCGCGAGCGCGGACGCCGAGGCGCAGCGGTGGCTCGGCACCCAGGCGGACGAGGTGGTGCCCGACCCCGACATCCGCCGGGAGCTGCTGGCGTGGCGGCCGGCCGGGGACGACGGCCGCCGGATCCCCCACGGCCTGGCCGAGCCGTACGCGCCCGGACCGGACGACCCCCTGCTGCTGGTGTGCGTGCGCAGGTCCGACCTCAGTTACGCCGGTGCCCTCGAACTGGAGCAACGTGCGGGCGAGATGGGCGGCTGGCTGGCGCCGGGCTGCCGCGGCCAGGGGCTGGGGGCGGAGCTGTTCCGCGCGGGCGCCGAACTGGCCCACACCCATGTCGGCCTGGCCACGGTCCGGGCCGGGGCGGAGACCGGGAACACCGCGAGCCGCCGCGCCCTGGCCCGCGCCGGCTTCGTCCCGGACGAGGGCCCGCTCCGGCACGCTCTCCCGAACGGCCGAGTGATCACCAGCGTCTGGCACCGACACGACACCCCCGCGGCCTCCCGCTGCCGCTGACCACGGACCGACCCGGGGTGCCGCGCGAAGCCGCCGGCCCGGGCGGACGGCCCCGACGCCGTCCGCGTGCCACTGACCACAGGCCGACCCGGGGGCCGCGCGGTGCGGCCGGAACGGACGGGCGGCCCCGGTGCCGGGGCGGGTCGGCCGTAGCCGTCGTGCCCGGGCGTCGAAGCAGACCTATGCTGCGAAATGCCGCCCCAAGGAGTGCTGTGCGCTGCCGGCCGCGGCCGGCGCGGGCCGGAGCGGGGACGCCTCCGCGCCGCGTCGGCATCTCACTCGCGCGGCGGCCGAGCGGGTCCGCTGAGCCGTGCGCCGTGCGCCGGTGGCGACCTTTCTCGGCCGGAGGCGGCGGGCTAGTCGACGGCGGTGAAGGCGAGGACGGCGTTCTGGCCGCCGAAGCCGAAGGAATTGCTGACGGCGGCTCGTATGCGGTGCCGCCGGGGTGCCTTGGCGACGACGTCCAGGTCCATCGACGGGTCGAGGGTGTCCAGGTTGGCGGTGGGCGGGATCAGTTGGTGGCGCAGGGTGAGGACGGTGCAGGCCGCCTCGATGGCCCCGGCCCCGCCGATGGCGTGCCCAATGGTGCCCTTGAGGGCGGTGACGGGCGGGGGCCGGTGGAAGACCCGGTGCAGCGCGTTGTGCTCGGCGGCGTCGCCCTGCGGGGTGGCGGTGCCGTGCGCGTTGACGTGGTCGATGTCCTCGGGGCCCAGTCCGGCGTCGGCGAGGGCGCCGCTCACGGCGCGGGCGGCGCCGTCGCCGTCAGGGTGCGGGGCGGTGAAGTG contains:
- a CDS encoding helix-turn-helix domain-containing protein; translation: MTAETDWGGAPSVLRMILGRQLEELRTRAGLGYAEAGAAIGVSHSTIRRMEAAKVARLRLADAEKLLRVYGVTDQEELDTFLQSVREANKRGWWHTYRDVMPDWFAAYLSLEQAANQIRVYENQFVHGLLQTEDYARALLTAANPHTSAEATERRVALRMRRQELLARPAPPRLWVVMDETVLRWPVGGPEVMRAQIDHLVEVNRLPQVTVQLMPFRNGPHPALRAGAFHLFRFRARELPDIACLSGLVGAVYLDKAEDVVVYREALDRLGAQAAPARKTEALLGALRKEL
- a CDS encoding ATP-binding protein, producing MAPPSLPRPPDDRRPDRLPWEQAPLLLSAAPPEHRAADTATPPCRVPDGGQSLCRLPAPARIPGPGGERPGRLPGPNGPDRLASGAALPTTAAFDPPPPDQRGTAASGPQAPDHCGTAAFDPAAPDHCGTAAFDLPALPTAVGTARHVVRDLLTAWGMPEDARDDVVLVVSELVTNALVHAAGWIGCRLLGTADRVRIEVEDQAGGAALPAVRRPGPDDPHGRGLLLVGTLSHDWGVAAVPGRRARVVWAELPSGRA
- a CDS encoding GNAT family N-acetyltransferase, which encodes MVWSLFRRGPATRGLPVPGRCAPGRHVLATERLLLFTPRTRLDVVAALAASADAEAQRWLGTQADEVVPDPDIRRELLAWRPAGDDGRRIPHGLAEPYAPGPDDPLLLVCVRRSDLSYAGALELEQRAGEMGGWLAPGCRGQGLGAELFRAGAELAHTHVGLATVRAGAETGNTASRRALARAGFVPDEGPLRHALPNGRVITSVWHRHDTPAASRCR